The proteins below are encoded in one region of bacterium:
- a CDS encoding leucine-rich repeat domain-containing protein → MTSIVIPGSLVSVGDGAFYACSSLTNVVINQGITRLPPYMFTYCRNLRHIILPEGITDISDFAFGNCDNLVSIIIPFSVVNIGYAAFSYDSKLIALYFKGHAPVFGDSLFQNYGPINTIVYFLPVKTNWGSSFGNVPTALWNPQITGDYSFGIHTNQFGFNVNWASGMVAVVKACTNLSTSSWTPLKTNALSSDNLYFSDTNWAKFPNRYYRVCWTN, encoded by the coding sequence TTGACTAGCATTGTAATTCCAGGAAGTTTAGTCAGCGTTGGTGACGGCGCATTCTATGCCTGCTCTAGTTTAACCAATGTTGTAATTAACCAGGGAATCACACGTCTTCCCCCCTATATGTTTACTTACTGTCGAAACCTGCGCCACATCATTCTTCCAGAAGGCATTACTGATATTTCGGATTTCGCTTTCGGCAATTGTGATAATTTAGTTAGCATTATAATTCCATTTAGCGTTGTCAACATCGGTTATGCTGCTTTTTCGTACGATTCTAAACTCATTGCATTGTATTTCAAAGGACACGCTCCTGTCTTTGGTGACTCTCTTTTTCAAAATTATGGCCCTATAAATACGATTGTATATTTCTTACCTGTAAAAACAAATTGGGGATCTTCATTCGGCAACGTCCCAACCGCACTCTGGAATCCTCAGATAACCGGAGACTATAGTTTCGGTATTCACACAAACCAATTTGGATTTAACGTCAACTGGGCGAGTGGCATGGTAGCCGTGGTGAAAGCTTGCACGAACCTTTCCACTTCTTCCTGGACTCCATTGAAAACCAATGCTCTTTCCAGTGACAATTTATATTTTAGCGACACAAACTGGGCAAAGTTTCCAAACCGCTATTACCGCGTCTGTTGGACGAATTGA
- a CDS encoding LacI family DNA-binding transcriptional regulator, whose translation MNSQVSLKDVARVAGVDTSTVSRVLTGKAAKGRIASTTQARIRSAANQLGYVPKPLILFSRAAALVPEPLPVADVVPPVSEVAADVPAAEAASELLPGTNAGGTPASTLGVSP comes from the coding sequence ATGAATTCGCAAGTTTCCCTTAAAGATGTTGCCCGAGTTGCTGGCGTCGATACATCCACCGTTTCGCGCGTTCTCACCGGGAAGGCGGCCAAAGGCCGAATCGCCTCAACCACGCAAGCTCGCATCCGCTCTGCGGCCAACCAACTGGGATACGTACCTAAACCGCTGATCCTTTTCTCCAGGGCTGCAGCGCTAGTCCCGGAACCGCTACCGGTGGCCGACGTCGTGCCTCCAGTCTCCGAGGTGGCAGCCGACGTCCCGGCGGCTGAAGCGGCTAGTGAGCTCCTCCCAGGCACCAATGCCGGCGGGACGCCGGCATCCACCTTGGGGGTTTCCCCGTGA